Part of the Mangifera indica cultivar Alphonso chromosome 4, CATAS_Mindica_2.1, whole genome shotgun sequence genome, gttgtcattatatatatttttcattaacatAATAGGTAACTGGAATAAGCATGCAAAATGTGCTAATTGGTGAAGATCTCAACGGCTGTGCATTTGTTTGTGGAACATTGAGCTTTTTGGACAAAATGTCATGTGGGCTTGCCCTTTATGTTCTTCAGTCGTATCAAAGTAAGTAAATGTAggccaagtttttttttttttttaaaatactggGTAAGTTTCTGGTAACCAGTTGACTCTTCCCTTCATGATGTGgtaatttgagttgaaaaaaaaaattttatttgacacAATAAGAATTTATACAGGTTCTTCACCTACATTCCTGGATAACTGCTCAACAAGTAGTGCTTGTATTTCGGTTACGAGATATGGTTTGGGTCTTGTTCCAGCATTTTGTTCTCTTGTTGGAGTGGTTGTCACATACACCATGGAACTACATACTCAATATTCAAAACCTTTGATGGAACCCCTTTTGGAATGAAGTCCAAAAAGAGAGAATTACTGTGAACATATGCAACTTCCAGGAGGTGTTACTACTTTTGTTTATCATCTGAAAAGAGCACTAAGGCCTTGGCAATTCTCTGTTGGTAGATGAAATATTTGAATACATATTAGTTCGAGTGAGATGATtctttacatattttattttggaaCAAAAGAGAAAAGCAAGTCATCGCTTGCGTTTCAATGTGACAAAACATTTTACAATAGAATTTTAATACTCAGATATTTGAATagaaaaacatccatatacgtTGAAATGTCACAAAACAGATGTATTAATTCTCAATAGTTAATGAAGAAATATCATTCGTATTCATTatgcaatttataaaattggaaCGTTATTTTTTTGTATGCCTTTAGACAATAGGATTCTGGTGTGCTTCGAGTTTGACATCgtaattttgagtttgtttaaatATGTGCTTCAGGATCTGACTTACCTTATTTTTCCAAGCAGGCTGTGTAGCTTTAGGCTTGGCCAGAAGAAAGTTAAGTTGATGTCACTAATTATAGTTGGCTGATAACTTGAGAATATCTGCAAACATGGGATGTTTGTGTCCACTCAAATAATACAATGACAGCAGACAGGCAtgtaaataagaatataatgagTGAAATGCGAAGAATATACTAATCATAAGTAGTTGAACTGATATGTGAAGAAGCAAAAGTATAACTATTTATAAAAGTGGATTGTGTTTGCTTAGTTagtaatgattaaaaaaaaaaaatctacaccTTTAACCGAAGAAGAGGTTTTTTGGTGGATCCAATAGTACGTGGGTCGCGATTCACCTTGATCAAATGACTTAAAACTTTAACATAACGATTTACCATTCCTTTCAGCTTCACTCCTTTTTGTTGCTGCAATTTCACCAATTGAAGCTGTTTCTCTTCTTCAGTGAAGTGTTCCCCGAGAGAATTCCTGCCCTTGCTTTCTTCAgcattcttcttctttgaagTTTCATCCCTGTTTATCAGTTGCTTCAAACTCTTATGATCATTGTCTTCTTCAACTTGATCAACAGAGCTGGTTGGATCATCAAGGTTGAATATTGGTTTTCTGGTTCTCCTTGACATGGTAATATCAAAACGAGGTTTAGTCGGATTGCACTGGCTTCCCATTGTTGGTTAATACCTGATTGTATGTTGTTGGTGTTTCCAGGTAAATAAAATATGGTGTGATCCCATCACCTGAGTTAAAAAGGAGTTTGCTTAATAAGC contains:
- the LOC123213925 gene encoding uncharacterized protein LOC123213925; this translates as MGSQCNPTKPRFDITMSRRTRKPIFNLDDPTSSVDQVEEDNDHKSLKQLINRDETSKKKNAEESKGRNSLGEHFTEEEKQLQLVKLQQQKGVKLKGMVNRYVKVLSHLIKVNRDPRTIGSTKKPLLRLKIFSSYQPTIISDINLTFFWPSLKLHSLLGKIR